One part of the Oncorhynchus clarkii lewisi isolate Uvic-CL-2024 chromosome 7, UVic_Ocla_1.0, whole genome shotgun sequence genome encodes these proteins:
- the LOC139414184 gene encoding ras-related protein Rab-20-like yields MKVNCTFEIVSPVRVSRRRMKRTMPEMKRARRPDVKLVILGDMNVGKTSLLHRYMDKKFNDTISTVGGAFYLKQWGPYNISLWDTAGREQFHGLGSMYCRGASAVILTYDVTNWQSLAELEERFLSLTDTANHDCIYAVVGNKADITDPPNVEDDYEGGFPVHTPHYACHLIPPASPTTVSPVANREVRKEDAVALYQRILRYKALDERLSPPAERMCFETSAKTGANVDELFETLFEMVLPSILRMRSESEASPTIDLEDYGPVSSKQTKWGCC; encoded by the exons ATGAAAGTCAATTGCACTTTTGAGATAGTGTCGCCTGTTCGGGTGTCTAGGCGGAGAATGAAAAGAACCATGCCTGAAATGAAAAGGGCGAGGAGGCCCGACGTGAAACTGGTTATATTGGGGGACATGAACGTTGGTAAGACCTCTCTGTTACACAGGTACATGGATAAAAAGTTCAATGATACCATTAGTACCGTCGGCGGTGCGTTCTACTTAAAGCAGTGGGGACCCTACAACATATCGCTTTGGGACACCGCAG GTCGGGAGCAGTTCCACGGGCTCGGCTCCATGTACTGTCGGGGCGCGTCCGCTGTCATCCTTACCTACGACGTGACCAACTGGCAGAGCCTGGCCGAGCTGGAGGAGCGCTTCCTGTCTCTCACCGACACAGCCAATCACGACTGCATCTACGCCGTGGTGGGCAACAAGGCTGACATTACTGACCCCCCCAATGTGGAAGATGACTATGAGGGGGGTTTCCCCGTTCACACACCGCACTATGCCTGCCACCTCATCCCTCCAGCCTCCCCTACTACGGTCTCCCCCGTGGCCAACCGAGAGGTTCGAAAGGAGGACGCCGTGGCGCTCTACCAGCGTATCCTCCGGTACAAGGCGCTGGATGAGCGTTTGAGCCCGCCTGCAGAGAGGATGTGCTTTGAGACGAGCGCCAAGACAGGTGCCAACGTGGACGAGTTGTTTGAGACGCTGTTCGAAATGGTGCTGCCGTCCATCCTGAGGATGAGGTCGGAGAGCGAGGCCTCACCCACCATAGACCTGGAGGACTATGGGCCAGTGTCCAGCAAGCAAACCAAGTGGGGCTGCTGCTGA